The Dehalococcoidia bacterium genomic interval TTGAGGAACTTCTGGGGATTTGCGCGATAGATTCATTACCCGAAGAGGGTTCTTATGAATCTATCGCGCGGGCTACCCCAAGCGAGTTCGCCCTCCGCTACGGGAAATCCTCATGGCCGCAGTCGGAATGCGGCGCCGCAACCAAGATTCTCACGCGATCCGACGGCATGGCGAAACACCTGGTGAGCCTGCGTTGCTGGAAATGGGATTGCCCCAAATGCGCTCCCCTTCTGAAACGCTACTGGATGGACAGGCTGGCAGGATTGCCGTTCAAATTCATTCTACATATCCCTGGCTGGGACAAGCCAACCAAATTCCTGAGACGCCTGCAGAGAGTAGGATACGCTCACATTGTGGACAATGGCGAGAGTTGGCTTTTCCTTCTAGATGGAGAAGCCGAGAGGGTCTGGAAGGAAGCACGGGTGGTGGGTTACGACTTGGTCGCTGGGGATGTGGCCGGCAACCCTACGCCCGCGGAGATAAAAGAGTGTCTTGACCGAGCCCTATGTCAAGAAGAGTACCCGCTGAACACGAGACGAAAGATAACACACAGCCGCGGTCTCATGATGGAAGCGGCAGTGAGCCAAAGCGAAGATAGCGATTCTGCGCAGGGATCGGATTGTGCCCAGGAGGCCAAAACTATGACCATTGAAGTCGAAAAAGAGGAATTTACATGGAATTCCGAATTGGTGATGAAACCCATACAACACGTGGCCAGGGAACTGGAGGGGGAAGGATGGCGCGTACTCTGGCGGTCCGAAGTCGAAGCTCTAGCCATCAGAGCTGTGACGGAAGGGCGAGAGAACATGAATATCGTGGAGTTGCTGGAAAATCTCGGCGTCAAGCTCAAGAAGGTGGGGAAAGAGTATGAGGGGCTATGTCCTTTTCACGATGACCACGAGCCGAGCCTCTCGGTAAATAAGGAAAAGGGGTTATGGCACTGCTTCGGGTGCGGCAGGGGCGGCAATATCCGGAAATTCGTTGAGCACCTTTTGAAGCAAGGCCGGAAACCGAAAGAGCTCATTGAACTCGGCTTTTCCAAGGCGGTTGTCACCAAAGTGCGCCGGGCCTTGAAGGACGATAAAGTCATTGCGAAAACGAAGCTCATACCTGATGATGCTGCAAGAACCGGTCATGGCCAAAGCATATCTGTGCCCAAAGACCAGACTGGCGTTCAGAAGAAAATCGCATCTCTAGAACATGACCTGCGAAAACTGGAAAGTCGCAACACGGCCCTGGAACAATCCTTCAGGGAGATGAAAGTCCGATTGGATAATATTCCGGCGGCCGGTCCTCCGCGAAATAGGGGATCACGCACCAATCATCTTGCACAGCGGTAATAATCCCATGACATGCGGAAAAAGGTGGTGAAGGACTAATGCAGGCTTATCTTATCCCGGAAGAGGTCACCCGGATGGAGGAGGCAGCTACCAATCTGAGGGATCGGCTGCTTATCAGGCTGCTTTCACGGTTGGGATGCAGAGTCTCGGAGGCTGTGGCTCTCACCGTGCCGGATATCGATCTCCAGAATGGCACAGTGGTGATTCAGCATCTCAAGACCCGACTGAAGCTTACCTGTCCCTGCTGTGACACCCGGCTGGGGAGAAGCCATGCGTTCTGCCCTAAATGTGGGGTGAAGGTGGAAGAAGCGGTGGCCCAGGCAAAGGAAAACCGTCGGCTGAGGACTCTCCATCTGGATCGAGACACACTGCAAATGTTGCGCGACTACATCCGCCGGGGAGGGCCGGTATCGCGGGATGGTAAACAGTTGATTTTCGGCATCAACCGGCATCGCGCCTGGCAGGTTGTCAGCGACTGTGCTGAGAAGGCCGGGCTCAACCAGTTGGTAAACCCCGAGACGGGCAGGCTGCACGGCGTCAGTCCGCACCGCTTGCGTGATGCTTTTGCAGTGATGGCCGTGCAGCAGGATGATTCTACCGATGGTGTTCGGATGCTCCAGGAATGGCTGGGCCATGCCAGCATAGGCACCACCATGCGCTACCGAAAGGTGGAAAGCCGTGAGCTCGAGGAATGGTATCGGAAACTGTGGGACAAGAAGGAGACGAGCCGTGACTGAGACCCTAAGACCAAGAAGAGGAGGTTTTCTACGGCCCTTTGGCTGCGGCTGGTTCATCCGGGAGTTCCTTCTGGGGCATGGACCCAATAGCTCTCCGCGGATCGATCCAAGCATTGGCGCTCCCCAGGCGGATATCTTCTATCACTACAAGAAGACTCTCATTCACGCGACTGCCCTGGACAGAGCCAGCAGAGCGGAGGAAAAGACATCCAAACGGGAACACCGCCCCATCGATCCGAACAATATTGAGATGCTCACTGAGAAATATCTGATACGTATGCCCTACAAGGCTCAAGGCTCCCGATATCACAGTTTTGTTGTCTACTTCAGCAACCTCCGGCGCCTGAGGTGGGTGGAATCCACCGGCGAAGAAGAAAGCTCCTCATTTCAAGAGAACTATCCCGCCGGTCAACCGCGCAGATATTTCCGTTTAACCCAAGCCGGGCGAGAGGCTGGCGATAGCGCATGGGCGAATCCCCAACTCACGTTGTACGGTAAGGGGTGAAAAAGGTGTCGCTGGATGAACAACAGGCAGGCGGTGACAGGCCTTTATCATCTCATAGCGGGAAGCTCTTGCAGGCAGGGTGGGGTGGTGAGATCAGCTCTGAGGAATTGGCATACATTAGGGCACAGCTCAGACAATCGCCGTCCCTCAAACGCCGATGGGGCTTTCGTCCGTCCGCCAAGAGACTTTCGGAGACCCGGGTTCGGGCTGTCGCCAGGGAAGGCCGCTGCGCCAACAAGAGGCCCGTTCTAGCTTCAGCCGTCAAAAAGGAAACCACCGGCAAGTAGTAACCTACCGGAGGACCAAGAAACCCTTTTCCCTTGGCTACGAAATCCCCCCCGTCAGGCCGTTAAGCCATAGCTTTTGCCCATACCCCTTGCCCCCGTTTTTGGTAGTCGCCATGCGCCACAGGGATTCCCTTGTTTTTTGGTGATTCGGATTATCCCTACTGCCCA includes:
- a CDS encoding CHC2 zinc finger domain-containing protein, encoding MNTADFLVVYQRLGITPIPLRSRSKKPLVSWRTQWNPTHNELRRWFLDPNNNIGVRCGENLAVLDFDSDELYQSFITTHHLPPECPVVKTGRGHHIWLKPKKPVRSQTVDGIEIKCIGNFVVAPPSIHPNGPCYTFDVPPNGALPEVDLEELLGICAIDSLPEEGSYESIARATPSEFALRYGKSSWPQSECGAATKILTRSDGMAKHLVSLRCWKWDCPKCAPLLKRYWMDRLAGLPFKFILHIPGWDKPTKFLRRLQRVGYAHIVDNGESWLFLLDGEAERVWKEARVVGYDLVAGDVAGNPTPAEIKECLDRALCQEEYPLNTRRKITHSRGLMMEAAVSQSEDSDSAQGSDCAQEAKTMTIEVEKEEFTWNSELVMKPIQHVARELEGEGWRVLWRSEVEALAIRAVTEGRENMNIVELLENLGVKLKKVGKEYEGLCPFHDDHEPSLSVNKEKGLWHCFGCGRGGNIRKFVEHLLKQGRKPKELIELGFSKAVVTKVRRALKDDKVIAKTKLIPDDAARTGHGQSISVPKDQTGVQKKIASLEHDLRKLESRNTALEQSFREMKVRLDNIPAAGPPRNRGSRTNHLAQR
- a CDS encoding tyrosine-type recombinase/integrase, giving the protein MQAYLIPEEVTRMEEAATNLRDRLLIRLLSRLGCRVSEAVALTVPDIDLQNGTVVIQHLKTRLKLTCPCCDTRLGRSHAFCPKCGVKVEEAVAQAKENRRLRTLHLDRDTLQMLRDYIRRGGPVSRDGKQLIFGINRHRAWQVVSDCAEKAGLNQLVNPETGRLHGVSPHRLRDAFAVMAVQQDDSTDGVRMLQEWLGHASIGTTMRYRKVESRELEEWYRKLWDKKETSRD